From Anaerohalosphaera lusitana, one genomic window encodes:
- a CDS encoding sulfatase-like hydrolase/transferase translates to MINLSLTRRNFLKSAGLVTTALSLPGCTSALQFGNSSRRPNIVYILADDLGYGDVGCLNPESKIKTPNIDRIAQNGIRFTDAHSGSAVCTPTRYGILTGRYSFRSRLKRGVLGGYSKPLIPKDRTTVPSYLKQHGYHSACIGKWHLGWNWPKKEDNPKQIDYSKPISGGPVDIGFDHFFGISASLDMPPYIYLNDKTPTAIPIKRTKASPSPAFWRAGPIGDDFEFVDVLPKLTRKAVDYIDDRAKQDDPFFLYFPLPAPHTPIVPTDEFKGRSGINPYADFVMQTDHTVGQVLDALERNGLTENTLVIFTSDNGCSPQANYKQLEKAGHDPSWVFRGHKADIYEGGHRIPFIAQWPAAIKPDTDTDQITCLTDLMATCADILGEELTDSEGEDSVSILPALLGKAPQPIREATVHHSINGSFSIRQGKWKLELCPGSGGWSAPRPGRAPEDAPPVQLYDLTKDISERENLAPQHPDVVKRLTNLLQKYADKGRSTPGKPQPNEGKVNIFMGIPKDRLPELTADYGIAVEN, encoded by the coding sequence ATGATCAATTTGAGTCTTACTCGCAGGAACTTCCTCAAATCCGCCGGCCTCGTCACAACGGCCCTTAGCCTGCCCGGATGCACTTCAGCTCTCCAGTTCGGCAATTCCAGCCGAAGACCGAACATAGTCTACATCCTCGCAGATGACCTCGGTTATGGCGATGTCGGCTGCCTGAACCCCGAATCAAAGATAAAAACCCCGAACATCGACCGCATAGCTCAGAATGGCATCCGCTTCACCGACGCTCACTCTGGCTCGGCCGTCTGCACCCCCACCCGCTACGGCATACTGACCGGTCGGTACAGCTTCCGGTCCCGACTCAAACGCGGCGTACTTGGCGGCTACTCTAAACCGCTCATACCAAAAGATCGAACAACGGTCCCATCCTACCTCAAACAACACGGCTACCATTCCGCCTGCATAGGCAAATGGCACCTGGGCTGGAACTGGCCAAAAAAGGAAGACAACCCCAAACAGATAGACTATTCAAAACCGATTTCAGGCGGACCTGTCGATATCGGCTTCGACCACTTCTTCGGCATCTCAGCCTCGCTGGACATGCCCCCATATATATATCTAAACGACAAAACGCCGACTGCCATACCCATCAAAAGAACCAAGGCTTCACCAAGTCCTGCCTTCTGGCGTGCGGGCCCTATCGGTGACGACTTCGAATTCGTCGATGTCCTCCCCAAGCTCACCCGCAAAGCTGTAGATTACATAGACGACAGAGCAAAGCAGGATGATCCGTTCTTCCTGTACTTCCCCCTCCCTGCACCGCACACACCAATAGTGCCCACCGACGAGTTCAAGGGAAGATCAGGCATCAATCCCTATGCGGACTTCGTCATGCAGACCGACCACACCGTGGGACAGGTGCTGGATGCTCTCGAACGCAACGGCCTTACCGAGAATACACTCGTGATCTTCACCAGTGACAACGGTTGCTCACCCCAGGCCAACTACAAACAGCTCGAAAAGGCTGGTCACGACCCCTCATGGGTCTTCCGAGGCCACAAAGCCGACATATACGAGGGCGGCCACAGGATCCCATTCATCGCCCAGTGGCCCGCAGCGATCAAGCCGGACACAGACACCGACCAGATCACCTGCCTTACAGACCTGATGGCAACATGTGCTGACATCCTCGGCGAAGAACTTACCGATTCCGAAGGCGAGGACTCCGTCTCGATCCTGCCCGCACTGCTCGGCAAAGCACCCCAGCCAATCCGCGAAGCGACCGTGCACCATTCAATAAACGGCTCCTTCTCGATCCGTCAGGGAAAATGGAAACTCGAACTCTGCCCCGGCTCAGGCGGCTGGTCCGCACCCAGGCCCGGCAGAGCACCCGAAGACGCACCTCCGGTCCAGCTATACGATCTCACAAAAGACATCAGTGAAAGAGAAAACCTCGCACCACAACATCCCGACGTGGTCAAACGCCTCACGAATCTGTTGCAAAAATATGCCGATAAAGGCCGATCCACCCCAGGCAAACCACAACCAAATGAAGGCAAAGTGAACATCTTCATGGGAATACCAAAAGACCGCCTGCCCGAACTGACCGCAGATTACGGCATTGCAGTAGAAAACTAA
- a CDS encoding damage-control phosphatase ARMT1 family protein, which yields MKTYLDCVPCFVRQAIDGCRLFTDDQEIHEKAVREVLRMASEMDLDQNPPAMGKEIHRLLRELTGIRDPYEDIKKHFNELAMSWYPKLKKRVENADDPLEMAVRLAIAGNIIDFGVQASIENDMVESTVEECVTGEFDHHLVEELAAAYADADSVLYLGDNAGEIVFDRILIEQLGPEKITFAVRGGPIINDITMVDAEYAGLTGIVEVIDNGDNAPGTILQSCSESFRDHFNRADMVIAKGQGNYETLSEVDKDVFFVLKAKCPMIAHHLGCEVGRMIFQRSSGRYKDRAVLES from the coding sequence ATGAAAACTTATCTAGACTGCGTTCCGTGTTTTGTAAGGCAGGCTATCGACGGCTGCCGGCTGTTTACTGATGATCAGGAAATCCATGAGAAAGCGGTTCGTGAGGTCCTTCGGATGGCCAGCGAGATGGATCTGGATCAGAACCCGCCGGCGATGGGCAAGGAGATCCATCGGCTGTTGAGGGAGCTTACGGGTATTCGTGATCCATATGAAGACATAAAGAAACACTTTAATGAGCTTGCCATGTCGTGGTATCCGAAACTAAAAAAGCGGGTTGAGAATGCTGACGATCCGCTGGAGATGGCGGTGAGGCTTGCGATAGCGGGAAATATAATCGATTTCGGTGTGCAGGCATCGATTGAGAACGACATGGTCGAGAGTACTGTGGAGGAGTGCGTCACGGGAGAGTTTGATCATCATCTGGTAGAGGAGCTTGCGGCGGCGTATGCAGATGCGGATAGCGTTTTGTATCTGGGCGATAATGCGGGTGAGATCGTGTTTGACCGCATACTGATCGAGCAGCTTGGGCCTGAAAAGATCACCTTTGCTGTTCGCGGCGGGCCGATCATAAATGATATTACGATGGTCGATGCGGAGTACGCCGGTTTGACTGGGATAGTGGAAGTGATCGACAACGGGGACAATGCGCCGGGGACGATACTGCAAAGCTGCAGTGAGAGTTTTAGGGATCATTTCAACAGAGCGGATATGGTTATCGCAAAGGGCCAGGGAAACTATGAGACACTGAGTGAAGTTGATAAGGATGTTTTCTTTGTTCTGAAAGCAAAGTGCCCTATGATCGCTCATCATCTCGGTTGTGAGGTTGGTAGGATGATCTTTCAGCGAAGCAGCGGGCGTTACAAGGACAGAGCAGTGTTGGAAAGTTGA